One segment of Pseudomonadota bacterium DNA contains the following:
- a CDS encoding sigma 54-interacting transcriptional regulator: MDISNKKKQPKSVELRHQAEEQLHAKKAHMQLSMANEESQRLIHELEVHQIELEMQNTELRRAQEELELSKNIYTELYDFAPVGYFTLNTQRLIKKINLTGTQMLGIERQQLINKPFVSFIADTKGIVVFSKYCEKVFQNQSNQTCEISLKRKNDTVFYAQLQSIAKENIDKSNYIYTAIIDITKLKKVQEKLRTSEARYRSYIEVTGELAWNTNPDGDVVEDLPTWRKFTGQSEEETKRAGWANALHPDDIKHTIESWKKAVTTKSTYEVEYRIRRYDGVYRLFLVRGVPVIKQDGSILEWVGICIDINERNKMKDALQKAHDELEHTVDERTAELKSALSEIKAMKDQLEAENIYFRQESKMKHRFEHIIGQSDGLKYVLYRAEQVAPLNTTVLILGETGTGKELIAAAIHEMSPRKERPLITVNCAALPANLIESELFGREKGAFTGADTRQIGRFEIANGSTLCLDEIGELPLELQAKLLRVIQHNEFERLGSSKTIKVDVRIVATTNRDLEKEVSKGLFRQDLYYRLNVFPISVPPLRQRKDDIPLMVKAFIERYSRKLGKKITSIQDNTMKAIQDYSWPGNIRELESIIERSVVLSPEPVFYLADRLQNLPPPLLSGVRSLEETDRNQILKILSETRWRINGKNGAAEILGLHPSTLRARMHKLGIVRPGLKEPES, encoded by the coding sequence ATGGATATCTCCAATAAAAAGAAACAGCCAAAATCGGTTGAATTGCGCCACCAGGCAGAGGAGCAGTTACATGCTAAAAAGGCGCATATGCAACTTTCAATGGCCAATGAAGAATCACAGAGGCTCATCCATGAACTTGAGGTCCACCAGATCGAGTTGGAAATGCAGAATACAGAACTGCGCCGTGCCCAGGAGGAGCTTGAATTATCTAAGAATATATATACCGAACTATATGACTTTGCACCAGTTGGCTATTTCACCCTTAATACGCAAAGATTGATAAAGAAGATAAATCTTACCGGAACACAAATGCTGGGAATAGAAAGACAACAGCTGATCAATAAACCCTTTGTAAGTTTTATTGCCGATACAAAAGGCATTGTGGTTTTTTCGAAATACTGTGAAAAAGTATTTCAAAACCAGAGCAACCAGACCTGCGAAATCAGTCTTAAGAGAAAAAATGATACTGTATTCTATGCACAACTCCAAAGCATCGCGAAAGAAAATATTGACAAGTCAAATTATATTTATACAGCAATCATAGATATCACCAAGCTTAAAAAAGTACAGGAAAAACTACGTACAAGCGAGGCACGCTATAGATCATATATTGAAGTTACGGGAGAATTGGCGTGGAATACAAATCCTGACGGGGATGTTGTGGAGGATCTGCCTACATGGAGAAAATTTACCGGTCAAAGTGAAGAAGAAACGAAAAGGGCGGGATGGGCGAATGCTCTTCATCCGGACGATATCAAACACACCATAGAATCATGGAAGAAAGCAGTTACAACAAAAAGTACGTATGAAGTCGAATATCGTATACGCAGATATGACGGTGTTTATCGGCTTTTTTTGGTTCGTGGTGTTCCCGTAATTAAGCAAGATGGAAGTATTCTGGAATGGGTTGGCATCTGCATAGACATAAACGAACGCAATAAAATGAAGGATGCTCTACAAAAAGCCCATGATGAACTCGAACACACGGTAGATGAACGAACTGCAGAGCTTAAATCAGCTCTTTCTGAAATTAAAGCAATGAAAGACCAGCTTGAAGCCGAGAATATTTACTTCCGCCAAGAAAGCAAAATGAAACATCGATTTGAGCATATTATCGGTCAAAGTGACGGTTTAAAATATGTTCTCTATAGAGCGGAGCAGGTTGCACCTTTGAACACAACAGTCCTTATTCTCGGAGAAACCGGTACGGGGAAAGAATTGATCGCTGCCGCCATCCATGAGATGAGTCCACGTAAGGAAAGGCCATTAATTACTGTTAACTGCGCTGCGCTGCCTGCTAATTTAATAGAAAGTGAATTGTTCGGTCGTGAGAAGGGAGCATTTACCGGAGCCGACACCAGGCAGATAGGCCGATTCGAGATCGCCAACGGTTCCACCCTTTGCTTAGACGAGATCGGAGAGCTACCACTGGAATTGCAGGCAAAGCTGCTTCGGGTGATTCAGCATAACGAGTTTGAGCGCCTGGGCTCGTCTAAAACCATCAAAGTTGATGTGCGGATCGTAGCAACGACCAATCGAGACCTTGAAAAAGAGGTCAGCAAGGGCCTTTTTCGGCAGGACCTTTACTACAGGCTCAACGTTTTCCCAATATCTGTTCCACCTCTTAGACAAAGAAAAGACGACATCCCGCTGATGGTAAAGGCTTTCATAGAGCGATATTCCAGGAAACTGGGCAAAAAGATTACCTCGATCCAGGACAATACGATGAAGGCGATTCAGGACTATTCATGGCCCGGGAATATCCGGGAACTTGAAAGCATTATTGAACGGTCAGTAGTATTGAGTCCTGAACCGGTTTTTTATCTTGCAGATAGACTGCAAAATTTACCACCCCCACTTTTATCCGGAGTGAGATCATTGGAAGAAACTGACAGAAACCAAATTCTTAAAATCCTTTCCGAAACCCGGTGGCGCATAAATGGAAAGAACGGGGCTGCAGAGATCCTGGGCCTTCACCCAAGCACCTTAAGAGCGAGAATGCATAAGCTTGGGATTGTCCGGCCTGGTTTAAAAGAGCCGGAATCATAA
- a CDS encoding antibiotic biosynthesis monooxygenase, with amino-acid sequence MANEMIITIIHMKVLPEKRMELSQAIASLSSSIKMEMGCRRCDLYQSVEDENQLFLVEEWDIRKNLTDYMKSEHFKVLRGAMSLLIEPYDMDILHRFTPSEDVA; translated from the coding sequence ATGGCTAATGAGATGATTATCACAATCATACATATGAAGGTACTTCCAGAGAAACGAATGGAATTGTCGCAGGCGATTGCTTCTCTCTCCTCTTCGATAAAGATGGAGATGGGTTGCCGGCGTTGCGACTTATACCAAAGTGTCGAGGATGAGAACCAACTCTTTCTTGTTGAAGAATGGGATATCCGGAAGAACCTTACTGACTACATGAAATCGGAGCATTTTAAGGTACTGAGAGGGGCGATGAGCCTTCTTATAGAGCCATACGATATGGATATTCTACACCGTTTTACACCCAGCGAGGATGTAGCATAA
- a CDS encoding antibiotic biosynthesis monooxygenase, with amino-acid sequence MKVHSEKRMELSQTIASLSGYIRMEKGCRRCDFYQSTEDENRLFLLEEWDTRKNLMAHLNSEHYKVLEGAMNLLKEPYKRMFYTVFEPAGMEIYMKSSTRDQTEGKVQEKTS; translated from the coding sequence ATGAAAGTCCATTCAGAGAAGCGAATGGAGTTGTCACAGACTATTGCTTCACTGTCCGGTTATATAAGGATGGAGAAAGGATGCCGGCGCTGTGACTTCTACCAGAGTACCGAGGATGAAAATCGACTTTTTCTTCTCGAAGAATGGGATACCCGAAAGAACCTTATGGCCCACCTGAACTCGGAGCATTATAAGGTGCTTGAGGGAGCGATGAACCTTCTCAAGGAGCCCTATAAAAGGATGTTCTACACAGTTTTCGAGCCGGCAGGGATGGAGATTTACATGAAATCCAGCACGAGGGACCAGACGGAAGGCAAAGTTCAGGAAAAGACCAGTTAG
- a CDS encoding PilZ domain-containing protein — MNEKRWTKRLVQKNEIILTVVYKGKKSPNKRFIHHISTDISTSGARIQANTFLPVDSLLKIQLTLKGPLPLITALGKVKWIRRLYTDESYEAGLEFTDISRDTTTQLGEYISRTQKKASPDVRVGW; from the coding sequence ATGAATGAAAAAAGATGGACAAAACGATTGGTTCAGAAAAATGAAATAATCCTCACTGTTGTATATAAGGGAAAAAAGTCTCCAAACAAAAGGTTTATCCACCACATCAGCACAGATATTTCCACCTCCGGCGCCAGGATTCAGGCCAACACCTTTTTGCCTGTCGATTCCCTGCTCAAAATACAACTGACATTAAAAGGCCCTCTCCCATTGATAACCGCTCTGGGTAAAGTTAAATGGATCCGAAGGCTTTATACAGATGAGTCTTACGAAGCGGGTCTGGAGTTTACCGATATTTCCAGAGACACCACCACACAATTGGGGGAATACATCTCGCGAACACAAAAGAAAGCAAGCCCTGACGTGAGGGTTGGCTGGTGA
- a CDS encoding CsbD family protein — MNEDILKGKWQEVKGIAKEKWGKFTDNDLSEIDGKGEKLFGLLQKKYGHIRDKSRLEYIDSVELAEIVSSIRGIMTKMTKKKDIMAIAFIARYGRPLLANKHESQITVEEVSHGNHTDHDNSHRTHRSPANLAPQ, encoded by the coding sequence ATGAATGAAGATATTCTAAAAGGCAAATGGCAGGAGGTCAAGGGGATAGCTAAAGAAAAGTGGGGCAAATTTACTGATAATGATCTTAGCGAAATCGATGGAAAAGGCGAGAAACTTTTTGGGCTTTTACAGAAAAAATATGGACATATCAGGGACAAATCCAGGCTGGAATATATTGATAGTGTTGAATTGGCAGAAATTGTCAGCAGTATACGCGGGATAATGACAAAGATGACAAAAAAGAAAGATATTATGGCAATCGCATTTATTGCTCGTTACGGGCGCCCTTTGTTAGCTAACAAACATGAGAGTCAAATAACAGTAGAGGAGGTAAGTCACGGGAACCATACTGATCATGATAATAGTCATCGTACTCATCGGAGCCCTGCCAACCTTGCCCCACAGTAA
- a CDS encoding CsbD family protein, whose translation MKPSTKDNAEGKMHQVKGKLKEIAGKLSDNPKIEAEGVGENIAGKVQEKAGQVKKALGK comes from the coding sequence ATGAAACCAAGCACAAAAGACAACGCAGAAGGCAAAATGCACCAAGTGAAAGGTAAGCTCAAGGAGATCGCCGGGAAATTAAGCGATAACCCAAAGATAGAAGCTGAAGGCGTCGGTGAAAATATAGCCGGTAAAGTTCAGGAAAAGGCCGGTCAGGTAAAGAAGGCTTTGGGGAAGTAG